In Diaphorobacter ruginosibacter, the genomic stretch AGGCATTGGCGCGCAACTGCTCGGCGCCCTCTCCCACCACGTCGAACGCGATCACCGCGCCGCCCATGCCATTTTGCTGGCGCATGGCGAGCTCATGCTGCGGGTGGCTCTTGAGGCCCGGGTAGTGCACATGTGCAACCTTCGGGTGCGCCTCGAGCCAGTTGGCCAATTCGAGCGCCGCGGCGCTTTGCGCCTTCACGCGGATCGACAGGGTTTCGAGGCCCTTCATCACGACCCATGCATTGAACGGCGCAAGGTTCAGGCCGCCGCTGCGCAGGAAGGTGCCCATGACCTTGTCGACGAGCGCGACCGTGCCGCATACCGCCCCAGCCATCACGCGGCCCTGTCCGTCGAGGAACTTGGTCCCCGAGTGCACGACGAGGTCCGCGCCAAACTTGGCGGGCTGCTGCAGCACGGGCGAGGCGAAGCTGTTGTCCACCGCGAGCAGTGCGCCATGCGCATGCGCCAGATCGGCCAGTGCCGCGATGTCGCACAGGTCGGTGAGCGGATTGGTTGGCGTTTCCGCGAACAGCAACCGGGTATTGGGGCGAATGGCGTCCTTCCAGGCCTGCACATCCGTCTGCGAGACGAAGCTGGTCTCGATGCCGAAGCGCGCCATCTCGGTGCCCAGCAGCTTGATCGTGGAGCCGAACATCGACTGCGAACAGATCACATGGTCGCCTGTCTTGAGCGCGGTCAGCGCCACCAGCAGGATCGCCGACATGCCGGTGCTCGTGGCCACCGCGCACTCCGTGCCTTCCATGGCCGCAAGGCGTTTCTCGAAACTCGTGACCGTCGGATTGCTGGTGCGGCTGTAGGTATAGCCATCCTCCTGCGCCGCAAAGCGGCGCGCCGCCGTTTCGCAATCCGGTTGCACGAAGCTGCTGGTCATGTAGAGCGCTTCGCTGTGCTCACCCCACTGGCTGCGATCGATGGCTTCGCGCACGGCGAGCGTGTCCGGATGCAGGCCTTGCGGCAATGTTCTGTCGGTCACAATAAATCCTTCAGGTGTTCTTCTGAACCGCCCATGCCCGCTCTTGATGGCATTGGCGGCCGCGCGCCCTCACGAGAGTCTATGCGCGCTGCCAATCGGCGGAGGTGGGCGGCGGCGCCCGCCACCCTGCCCGGCCCCGCTGCCACTCAGGCGAGCGTGGCGTCCTCGTCGTCTTCCACTGTCTCGTTGCGGCCCGCGTTGATCGCGTTGATATCGCCTTCCGAGATGTCGCCCGTGATGTACTCGCCATCGAAGCACGATGCCTCGAAGCCCTGCACGCGCGGGTTGATCTTGCCGACCGCCTGCTTCATCGCGTCGACGTCCTGGTAGATCAGCGCATCGCAGCCGATGACCTGGCGGATTTCCTCCACCGTGCGCCCATGCGCCACGAGCTCGGTCTTGGTCGGCATGTCGATGCCGTAGACATTCGGATAACGCACCGGCGGCGCGGCCGAGGCGAGGTACACCTTCACGGCACCCGCATCGCGCGCCATCTGCACGATTTCCTTGGAGGTGGTGCCGCGCACGATGGAATCGTCGACCAGCAGCACCCTGCGGCCCTTGAACTCGCTGCTGATGGCGTTGAGCTTCTGGCGAACCGACTTCTTGCGCGTGGACTGGCCCGGCATGATGAAGGTGCGGCCCACGTAGCGGTTCTTCACGAAGCCCTCGCGGTAGGGAAGACCCAGGAGCTGCGCGAGCTGCATCGCGCTCGGGCGGCTCGACTCGGGAATCGGGATGATCGCGTCGATCTCGCTCGGCGGCACCGTGGAGACCACGCGCTTGGCCAGCGTCTCGCCCATGTTCAGGCGCGCCTGGTACACGGAGATGCCGTCCATCACGGAGTCGGGGCGTGCCAGGTAGACATACTCGAACACGCAGGGGTGCAGCATGGTCGATTCCGCGCACTGCTCGATCTCGATGTGACCGTCGTCACGGATGAACACCGCCTCGCCCGGCGCGATGTCGCGTTCGAGCTGGTGCAGCGTACCTTCCAGCGCCACGGACTCGCTGGCCAGCATCACGGTGCCATCCGCGCTCTTGCCCATGCACAGCGGGCGGATGCCGTAGGGATCACGGAACGCGAGCAGGCCGTAGCCGGCGATCAGCGCAATCACGGCATAGGAGCCCTTCAGGCGCTTGTGCACGGCGCGCACGGCCTTGAACACATCCTCGCTCTTGAGCGGAGCGCCGCTGGTGGCGCGCGCCAACTCATGCGCCAGCACGTTGACCAGCACTTCGGAGTCGCTCTCGGTGTTGGTGTGGCGATGGTCGGTGCTGACCAGCTCTTCGCGCAGCTGCTTGGCATTGGTGAGGTTGCCGTTGTGCACCATGTAGATGCCGAACGGCGCGTTCACGTAGAACGGCTGGGCCTCCTCCTCACTGGAGGCGTTGCCGGCCGTCGGATAGCGCACCTGTCCCAGGCCCACATTGCCGGGGAGCGCACGCATGTTGCGGGTGCGGAATACGTCTCGCACCATGCCCTTCGCCTTGTGCATGAAGAACTTGCGTCCCTCCTGCGTGACGATGCCCGCAGCGTCCTGCCCGCGATGCTGCAGCAACAGCAATGCGTCATAGATCAGCTGATTGACAGGGGCCGTACTGACCACACCGACGATTCCACACATATTCGGTT encodes the following:
- a CDS encoding O-succinylhomoserine sulfhydrylase gives rise to the protein MTDRTLPQGLHPDTLAVREAIDRSQWGEHSEALYMTSSFVQPDCETAARRFAAQEDGYTYSRTSNPTVTSFEKRLAAMEGTECAVATSTGMSAILLVALTALKTGDHVICSQSMFGSTIKLLGTEMARFGIETSFVSQTDVQAWKDAIRPNTRLLFAETPTNPLTDLCDIAALADLAHAHGALLAVDNSFASPVLQQPAKFGADLVVHSGTKFLDGQGRVMAGAVCGTVALVDKVMGTFLRSGGLNLAPFNAWVVMKGLETLSIRVKAQSAAALELANWLEAHPKVAHVHYPGLKSHPQHELAMRQQNGMGGAVIAFDVVGEGAEQLRANAFHVVDSTRVCSITANLGDVKTTITHPASTSHGRLTEEQRQAAGVGQGLIRISVGLEHLDDLKADLSRGLDTLK
- the purF gene encoding amidophosphoribosyltransferase; translation: MCGIVGVVSTAPVNQLIYDALLLLQHRGQDAAGIVTQEGRKFFMHKAKGMVRDVFRTRNMRALPGNVGLGQVRYPTAGNASSEEEAQPFYVNAPFGIYMVHNGNLTNAKQLREELVSTDHRHTNTESDSEVLVNVLAHELARATSGAPLKSEDVFKAVRAVHKRLKGSYAVIALIAGYGLLAFRDPYGIRPLCMGKSADGTVMLASESVALEGTLHQLERDIAPGEAVFIRDDGHIEIEQCAESTMLHPCVFEYVYLARPDSVMDGISVYQARLNMGETLAKRVVSTVPPSEIDAIIPIPESSRPSAMQLAQLLGLPYREGFVKNRYVGRTFIMPGQSTRKKSVRQKLNAISSEFKGRRVLLVDDSIVRGTTSKEIVQMARDAGAVKVYLASAAPPVRYPNVYGIDMPTKTELVAHGRTVEEIRQVIGCDALIYQDVDAMKQAVGKINPRVQGFEASCFDGEYITGDISEGDINAINAGRNETVEDDEDATLA